One genomic region from Prevotella sp. Rep29 encodes:
- a CDS encoding nitroreductase family protein translates to MDYQEILSKRRSCRVFTDEDVSGDDVRLLLRAALMSPTSRNMRSWQFVVVDDKQTLEKLSDAKENGSAFLRQVALAVVVLGNNLHNDCWVEDGAIAAVSMQYQAEELGLGSCWVQIRGRRLSDGTESERVVRGILNIPEDMQVLCIVGFGHKTESLPPHSEEELKWENIHIAEY, encoded by the coding sequence ATGGATTATCAAGAGATATTGTCAAAGCGCCGGAGCTGTCGTGTGTTTACCGATGAAGACGTGAGTGGTGACGACGTGCGGCTGTTGCTTCGTGCGGCACTGATGTCGCCCACCTCGCGGAATATGCGCTCGTGGCAGTTTGTCGTCGTGGATGACAAGCAGACGCTTGAGAAGCTCTCGGATGCAAAGGAGAATGGCTCGGCATTCCTCCGTCAGGTTGCACTGGCAGTGGTCGTCTTAGGGAACAACCTGCATAACGATTGCTGGGTAGAAGATGGCGCCATTGCCGCCGTCTCTATGCAGTATCAAGCGGAGGAACTGGGACTCGGTTCGTGTTGGGTACAGATTCGGGGCAGGCGTCTGAGCGACGGGACGGAGAGTGAGCGCGTTGTACGCGGAATCCTAAACATACCAGAAGACATGCAGGTGTTGTGCATCGTCGGATTTGGACATAAAACAGAAAGTCTTCCGCCACACAGTGAGGAGGAACTGAAATGGGAAAACATTCATATAGCCGAATATTGA
- a CDS encoding GNAT family N-acetyltransferase — MRVSIISRAEELPEMTCNDFFHSTELFQILAATSGNTPYMVVVTDEDNRVVAHLLATIRRRGTFIFPFLYTQGRIYGEGEYLPDTNKEELFELMLNAVTKKFVRKLCLYIEFSNLSSKMFGYKYFRKQEYFPVRWMQIHNSHHSKAPEERISEKMMQRIRNAYKNGVETLLASTEAEIDGFYKMLRNYYRLKPQRFIPKKQFFQGISNSPDGEIYITRYKNKIIGGCAIVYTKGDAFLWYIAAQRKSHALVHPNIVTVWNALQATYEKQAQHLHFMNVGLPFRKNIYRDFILKFGGKPASSYRWFHASIGWINKLLKWIYRE; from the coding sequence ATGCGGGTAAGTATCATCAGCCGAGCGGAGGAGTTGCCAGAAATGACTTGCAACGACTTCTTCCACAGCACGGAACTGTTTCAGATTCTGGCTGCTACTTCGGGCAACACACCTTATATGGTGGTCGTGACCGACGAGGACAATCGCGTGGTGGCACACCTGCTTGCAACTATCAGGCGCAGAGGAACTTTCATCTTCCCGTTTCTCTACACACAGGGCAGAATCTACGGAGAAGGCGAATACCTTCCCGACACCAACAAGGAAGAGCTGTTTGAGCTCATGCTGAACGCCGTCACTAAAAAGTTCGTGCGCAAACTATGTTTATATATCGAGTTCAGCAACCTGAGCTCAAAGATGTTCGGCTACAAATACTTCCGGAAACAGGAATACTTCCCCGTCAGATGGATGCAGATACACAACTCTCATCACAGCAAAGCACCGGAAGAAAGAATCAGCGAAAAGATGATGCAGCGAATCAGAAACGCATATAAGAACGGCGTAGAGACATTGCTCGCATCGACCGAAGCGGAGATTGACGGTTTTTACAAAATGCTGCGCAACTACTATCGGTTGAAGCCGCAGCGTTTTATTCCCAAGAAACAGTTCTTTCAGGGAATCAGCAATTCACCCGACGGAGAAATCTATATCACCCGATATAAAAACAAAATCATCGGTGGCTGCGCCATCGTCTATACCAAAGGCGACGCCTTCCTATGGTATATCGCCGCACAGCGAAAGTCGCACGCGTTGGTCCATCCCAACATCGTGACCGTATGGAACGCCCTCCAAGCCACTTACGAGAAACAAGCCCAACATCTCCATTTCATGAACGTAGGACTCCCCTTCCGTAAAAATATCTATCGCGACTTCATCCTCAAATTCGGTGGAAAGCCAGCCAGTTCATATCGGTGGTTCCACGCCTCCATCGGATGGATTAACAAGTTGCTCAAATGGATTTACAGGGAATAA
- a CDS encoding carboxypeptidase-like regulatory domain-containing protein — translation MRRKITYLTIFFLTFLCSISQLHAQSFTLQGKVSDEDMNPIELATVAVVKQGKVAMTNLKGEFNMTLSSDDSVVVRFSMVGYKTKTRVLRRPKGKQTLQIQLFSDNELEEVTVVQRRRQTGQTQTIDTKDIKTMPSASGNAVEDAIKLQAGVSSRDELSSQYNVRGGSFDENSVYINNVEVYRPFLVRSGQQEGLSIINSDMVEKVEFSTGGFEAKYGDKMSSALDITYKRPKKFEASVSASLLGASAYIGLGSKKFTWTNGIRYKTNRYLLGTLETKGEYNPSFLDYQTYLSYSPNKRWTIDLIGNISENRYNFEPEDRETKFGTLENVKAFKVYFDGQEKDLFRTYFGTFSITRHFTEKTSLALLFSAFYTKEQERYDIQGQYWLTQTETSENLGVGTYMEHARNYLTANVETFKLRFSHKTKKHEILAGASYRMENIKENSREYEMRDSAGYSIPHTGKDLKMIYSLSARNQLKANRIEAYLQDTWRFTSPGEHTFFTLNYGVRFSYWDFNKESIVSPRVSLSIVPAFNHDITFRFATGLYYQAPFFKELRDTATVDGMTYATLNEKIKSQRSIHAIAAFDYRFKMKQRQYRFSAEAYYKAMSNLVPYSVNNLKVTYSGNNSASGYAMGLDMKLYGEFVPGTDSWLSLSLMKTQMKLNGRTIPLPTDQRYAVNLFFTDYFPGTERWKMSLKLIFADGLPFSAPHRELERSSFRSTAYKRADIGMSYRLLENENKTKKSIFKNIWLGVDCLNLFGINNVNSYYWITDITNQQYAVPNYLTGRQINGRILFEF, via the coding sequence ATGAGACGGAAAATAACATATCTGACTATATTCTTCTTGACTTTTCTTTGCAGTATCAGTCAACTCCATGCACAGTCGTTCACTTTGCAAGGAAAAGTGTCTGACGAAGACATGAACCCCATTGAGTTAGCGACGGTGGCGGTAGTAAAGCAGGGAAAGGTAGCAATGACCAATCTGAAGGGAGAGTTCAACATGACACTTTCTTCTGACGATAGCGTCGTGGTCAGGTTTTCCATGGTCGGATATAAGACCAAGACCCGTGTGCTGCGCCGCCCGAAAGGCAAACAGACGCTGCAGATACAGCTCTTCAGCGACAACGAACTGGAAGAGGTGACCGTCGTTCAAAGACGGAGACAAACAGGACAGACGCAAACCATTGACACCAAGGACATCAAGACCATGCCCTCGGCAAGCGGCAACGCCGTTGAGGATGCCATCAAGCTGCAAGCCGGCGTGTCGTCGCGTGACGAACTGTCTTCACAATACAACGTCAGAGGCGGTTCGTTCGACGAGAACAGCGTATATATAAATAATGTGGAAGTCTATCGCCCGTTCCTAGTGCGCAGCGGACAACAGGAAGGACTGTCTATCATCAACTCCGACATGGTGGAAAAAGTGGAGTTCTCGACAGGAGGATTCGAAGCCAAATACGGCGACAAGATGTCGTCGGCACTCGACATCACATACAAACGCCCCAAGAAATTTGAAGCATCAGTAAGTGCAAGCCTGCTCGGTGCCAGCGCATACATCGGACTGGGCAGCAAAAAGTTCACATGGACGAACGGCATACGCTACAAAACCAACCGCTACCTGCTTGGAACGCTCGAGACGAAAGGAGAATACAACCCCAGCTTCCTTGACTATCAGACCTACCTGAGTTACTCTCCCAACAAGCGGTGGACGATAGACCTCATAGGAAACATTTCCGAAAACCGCTATAACTTTGAACCGGAAGACAGAGAGACAAAATTCGGTACGCTCGAGAACGTAAAGGCATTCAAAGTGTATTTCGACGGACAGGAAAAAGACCTTTTCCGCACCTATTTCGGAACATTCAGCATCACTCGCCACTTCACGGAAAAGACCTCACTCGCACTCCTCTTCTCTGCATTCTACACCAAAGAGCAAGAGCGCTACGACATACAAGGACAGTATTGGTTGACACAGACGGAAACGAGCGAGAACCTCGGTGTCGGGACCTACATGGAACATGCCCGCAACTATCTGACAGCCAACGTGGAGACGTTCAAACTCCGATTCAGTCACAAGACAAAAAAACATGAGATACTCGCCGGTGCGTCCTACCGGATGGAAAACATCAAGGAGAACAGCCGTGAATATGAAATGCGCGACTCTGCAGGCTACAGCATTCCGCACACAGGAAAAGACCTGAAGATGATTTATTCGCTTAGCGCACGAAACCAACTGAAAGCCAACCGCATAGAAGCTTACCTGCAAGACACGTGGCGCTTCACAAGTCCGGGAGAGCATACGTTCTTCACGCTCAACTACGGCGTCCGCTTCAGCTATTGGGACTTCAACAAGGAGTCCATCGTGAGCCCGAGAGTGTCGCTCAGCATCGTTCCGGCATTCAACCACGACATCACCTTCCGCTTTGCTACCGGACTCTACTATCAGGCACCATTCTTCAAAGAACTGCGTGACACCGCAACGGTGGACGGCATGACATACGCCACACTGAACGAGAAAATCAAGAGCCAACGCTCTATCCATGCCATTGCAGCTTTCGACTATCGCTTCAAAATGAAGCAACGCCAATACCGGTTCTCTGCAGAGGCTTACTACAAGGCGATGTCCAACCTCGTTCCCTACTCTGTGAATAACCTGAAAGTCACCTATTCGGGCAACAACTCCGCAAGCGGATATGCCATGGGACTCGACATGAAACTCTATGGAGAATTTGTTCCCGGCACCGACTCATGGCTCAGCCTGTCGCTCATGAAGACCCAGATGAAACTCAACGGCAGGACCATCCCGCTGCCTACCGACCAGCGCTATGCCGTCAACCTCTTCTTTACAGACTATTTCCCGGGAACGGAAAGATGGAAGATGTCGCTCAAACTTATCTTCGCCGACGGACTCCCCTTCTCCGCCCCACACAGAGAACTCGAACGGAGCTCTTTCCGCTCAACAGCCTATAAGCGTGCCGACATCGGAATGAGTTACCGACTGCTGGAAAATGAAAACAAGACAAAGAAAAGCATCTTTAAGAATATCTGGTTAGGGGTGGACTGCCTGAACCTGTTCGGCATCAACAACGTCAATTCATACTATTGGATTACAGACATCACCAACCAGCAATATGCCGTCCCCAACTATCTGACAGGACGCCAAATCAACGGACGCATACTCTTTGAGTTCTAA
- the mce gene encoding methylmalonyl-CoA epimerase, with translation MKISHIEHLGIAVQSIEEALPYFENVLGLKCYAVEEVEDQKVNTAFLKCGEVKLELLEPTSPESTIQKWLDKGNKGVHHVAFCIEDGVANALAECDGKGIRLIDKAPRKGAENLNIAFLHPKDTCGILTELCEH, from the coding sequence ATGAAAATTTCACACATTGAACATTTAGGAATCGCAGTTCAAAGCATTGAAGAGGCACTCCCCTACTTCGAGAACGTTCTTGGACTGAAGTGTTATGCCGTAGAAGAAGTGGAAGACCAGAAGGTGAATACCGCTTTTCTCAAGTGCGGTGAAGTTAAACTTGAGCTCCTTGAGCCCACATCTCCTGAGAGTACCATTCAGAAATGGCTGGACAAAGGCAACAAGGGCGTTCACCACGTAGCATTCTGCATTGAGGATGGTGTGGCTAACGCGCTGGCTGAATGCGACGGCAAGGGTATTCGTCTCATCGACAAGGCTCCGCGCAAAGGTGCTGAGAACCTCAACATCGCATTCCTGCATCCGAAAGACACGTGCGGAATTTTGACAGAACTTTGCGAGCACTAA
- a CDS encoding acyl-CoA carboxylase subunit beta: MSKQLEKIKALIAKREEARLGGGEKAIEKQHARGKYTARERIDMLLDEGSFEEFDMFKLHRCTNFGMEKKQYLGDGVVAGSGTIDGRLVYIFAQDFTVNGGSLSETMAEKICKVMDMGMKMGAPVIGINDSGGARIQEGINALGGYAEIFERNILASGVIPQISGIFGPCAGGAVYSPALTDFTLMMENTSYMFLTGPAVVKTVTGEDVDQEHLGGASVHASKSGVTHFTASTEEEALEMIKTLLSYIPSNNMEEAPRRECTDPIDRMEDSLNEILPDDPNKAYDMYKVISAIVDNGEFLEVQPKFAKNIIVGFARFNGQSVGIVANQPSCYAGVLDVNASRKGARFVRFCDAFNIPIVSLVDVPGFLPGTGQEYNAVILHGAQLLYAYGEATVPKVTITLRKSYGGSHIVMGCKQLHTDLNYAWPNAEIAVMGASGAVAVLYAKEAKAKKEAGEDAAAYIAEKEAEYSELFANPYQAAKYGYIDDVIEPRNTRFRICRALAQLATKRDSLPAKKHGNIPM; this comes from the coding sequence ATGAGTAAGCAATTAGAAAAGATCAAGGCTTTGATTGCGAAACGCGAGGAAGCCCGTCTTGGTGGTGGCGAGAAAGCCATTGAAAAACAGCATGCACGCGGAAAATATACTGCCCGCGAGCGTATCGACATGTTATTGGACGAAGGCAGCTTCGAAGAGTTCGACATGTTCAAACTCCATCGTTGCACGAACTTCGGCATGGAAAAGAAACAGTATTTGGGTGATGGTGTTGTTGCCGGATCAGGAACAATCGACGGACGCCTTGTGTACATCTTTGCACAGGACTTCACCGTGAACGGTGGTTCGCTCTCGGAGACAATGGCTGAGAAAATCTGTAAAGTGATGGACATGGGTATGAAGATGGGAGCTCCCGTCATCGGCATCAACGACTCTGGCGGTGCACGTATCCAGGAAGGTATCAATGCGCTTGGCGGATATGCTGAGATTTTCGAGCGCAACATCCTCGCATCGGGTGTCATTCCTCAAATTTCCGGTATCTTCGGTCCTTGCGCAGGTGGTGCGGTTTACTCTCCTGCCCTCACCGACTTCACCCTGATGATGGAGAACACATCATATATGTTCCTCACAGGTCCTGCGGTTGTGAAGACCGTTACAGGCGAGGACGTTGACCAGGAGCACCTCGGTGGTGCAAGCGTTCACGCTTCAAAGAGCGGTGTGACACACTTCACTGCTTCTACTGAGGAAGAGGCTCTCGAGATGATTAAGACCCTTTTGAGCTATATCCCGTCAAACAACATGGAAGAGGCTCCGCGCCGTGAGTGCACCGACCCCATCGACCGCATGGAAGACTCGCTCAACGAGATTCTGCCCGACGACCCGAACAAGGCATACGACATGTACAAGGTGATTTCTGCTATTGTTGACAATGGCGAATTCCTCGAAGTACAACCTAAGTTCGCTAAGAACATCATCGTTGGCTTTGCCCGCTTCAACGGTCAGAGCGTGGGTATCGTTGCCAACCAGCCCTCTTGCTATGCAGGTGTGCTCGACGTTAACGCCAGCCGCAAGGGTGCGCGCTTCGTTCGTTTCTGCGACGCGTTCAACATTCCTATCGTCAGCCTCGTTGACGTTCCCGGATTCCTCCCAGGTACCGGACAGGAGTACAATGCAGTCATCCTGCATGGCGCACAGCTACTCTACGCTTACGGAGAAGCAACCGTTCCAAAGGTTACCATCACCCTGCGCAAATCGTATGGCGGTAGCCATATCGTGATGGGATGTAAGCAGCTCCACACCGACTTGAACTATGCATGGCCGAACGCTGAAATCGCCGTTATGGGTGCATCGGGCGCAGTTGCCGTCCTCTATGCAAAAGAAGCAAAAGCCAAGAAAGAGGCTGGTGAAGACGCTGCAGCATACATCGCAGAGAAGGAAGCTGAATACTCAGAACTATTTGCTAACCCCTATCAGGCAGCAAAATATGGTTACATCGACGATGTCATCGAACCGCGTAACACACGTTTCCGTATCTGTCGTGCACTGGCACAGCTTGCAACCAAGCGTGACTCTCTCCCTGCTAAGAAGCACGGAAATATTCCTATGTAA
- a CDS encoding biotin/lipoyl-containing protein: protein MKEYKYTINGTKYEVAIGDIVENIANVTVNGEEYKVEMEPEAEPEKKVVVKPVAQPAPAADAAPAANANVNTADAVKAPLPGVVIEIKVAVGDEVKQGDTVVILEAMKMANNLEANKSGKVTAICVKAGESVMEDTPLVVIE from the coding sequence ATGAAAGAATATAAATATACAATTAACGGAACAAAATACGAAGTTGCCATAGGTGATATCGTAGAGAACATTGCCAACGTAACGGTCAATGGCGAAGAATACAAAGTAGAAATGGAACCGGAAGCAGAGCCGGAGAAGAAGGTAGTTGTAAAACCCGTTGCTCAACCAGCTCCTGCTGCTGATGCTGCTCCTGCTGCTAACGCTAACGTCAACACGGCTGACGCTGTGAAGGCTCCGCTGCCAGGCGTTGTCATCGAAATCAAAGTTGCCGTTGGCGACGAAGTGAAACAAGGTGACACGGTTGTTATTCTTGAGGCAATGAAAATGGCTAACAACCTCGAAGCAAACAAGAGCGGAAAGGTGACTGCTATTTGCGTGAAAGCCGGTGAAAGCGTCATGGAAGACACACCGCTTGTTGTTATTGAATAA
- the panD gene encoding aspartate 1-decarboxylase, with product MLIEVLKSKLHCVQITEANLNYIGSVTIDEDLLDAANMIAGEKVQIVNNNNGERFETYIIKGERGSGCICLNGAAARKCLVGDTVIIISYALMDFEEAKTFKPTVVFPKNNRVVK from the coding sequence ATGCTGATAGAGGTTTTGAAATCAAAACTGCATTGTGTGCAAATCACGGAAGCCAACTTGAATTACATTGGCAGTGTGACGATTGACGAGGATTTGCTCGACGCAGCCAATATGATTGCCGGCGAGAAGGTTCAGATTGTCAACAACAATAATGGTGAGCGCTTCGAGACCTATATTATCAAAGGCGAGCGCGGTTCCGGCTGTATCTGTCTCAATGGGGCAGCGGCGCGCAAATGCCTGGTAGGTGATACGGTGATTATCATTTCCTATGCCTTGATGGATTTTGAAGAAGCCAAGACGTTCAAACCGACGGTGGTCTTCCCTAAGAACAACCGCGTTGTGAAATAA
- the panC gene encoding pantoate--beta-alanine ligase — protein sequence MKVFHKIADLQNELFTARKEGKSIGLVPTMGALHEGHASLVEQSVKENDVTVVSVFVNPTQFNDKNDLKNYPRDLDADCKLLETVGADYVFAPSVEEMYPTPDTRQFEFPPISTVMEGAHRPGHFNGVCQVVSRLFYIVRPVRSYFGEKDFQQIAVVKAMVRALSIKVEIVECPIVREDDGLAKSSRNTLLAPDERAIAPNIYQALKGSIDYAKKHSVAETHDWVVEQINSVEGLEVEYFSIVDGNTLLDVEFWESSNYVVGCITVYCGKTPIRLIDHIKYKEV from the coding sequence ATGAAAGTATTTCATAAGATAGCAGATCTTCAGAATGAGTTGTTTACTGCTCGTAAGGAAGGGAAAAGCATTGGTTTGGTTCCGACGATGGGCGCTTTGCATGAAGGACATGCCTCGTTGGTGGAACAGAGTGTGAAGGAGAATGACGTGACGGTTGTCTCCGTATTCGTCAATCCTACTCAGTTTAATGACAAGAATGACTTAAAGAACTATCCGCGTGATTTGGATGCGGATTGCAAGCTGTTGGAGACCGTTGGTGCTGATTATGTTTTTGCACCGTCGGTGGAGGAGATGTATCCGACGCCCGACACCCGTCAGTTTGAGTTTCCGCCGATATCAACGGTCATGGAGGGTGCCCACCGCCCAGGCCATTTCAATGGCGTGTGCCAGGTGGTCAGTCGTTTGTTCTATATCGTTCGTCCCGTCCGTTCTTATTTTGGGGAGAAGGATTTTCAACAGATTGCTGTTGTGAAAGCAATGGTGCGTGCGCTCTCCATCAAAGTGGAAATTGTGGAATGTCCCATTGTCCGCGAGGATGACGGACTGGCAAAAAGTTCGCGCAACACCTTGCTGGCACCGGATGAGCGTGCAATAGCTCCAAATATCTATCAAGCGCTTAAAGGCAGCATCGACTATGCGAAGAAGCATTCCGTAGCTGAGACTCACGACTGGGTGGTGGAGCAAATCAATAGCGTGGAAGGTCTTGAGGTGGAATATTTTTCCATCGTGGACGGCAACACGTTGTTGGATGTCGAGTTTTGGGAAAGCAGCAATTACGTGGTGGGATGTATCACGGTCTATTGTGGAAAGACACCTATCCGACTGATAGACCATATTAAATATAAGGAGGTATAA
- a CDS encoding glycogen/starch synthase: protein MAKKILFINQEIAPYVPDSEMSILGKMLPQLIQESGYEIRTFMPKWGTINERRGQLHEVIRLSGMNLIIDDTDHPLIIKVASIPTSRIQVYFIDNDDYFMKRQMSENEAGQEYPDNGERAVFFARGVLETVKKLRWTPDIILCQGWMGAVVPLYIKTAYKDEPSFANTKVITSLFEKQIKGDFSNNFKRAVEYREAKSDLLKNYKDVFDFLELGKLAIDYSDGIVEATKKVNAKLINYAKEKKCPILSYPGAEDYAKAYQEFFEQITNE from the coding sequence ATGGCAAAGAAAATATTATTCATCAATCAGGAGATTGCTCCATACGTTCCCGATAGCGAAATGTCTATCCTGGGAAAAATGCTGCCACAACTCATTCAGGAAAGCGGGTATGAAATTCGCACATTCATGCCGAAATGGGGAACAATCAACGAACGGAGAGGACAACTCCATGAAGTGATTCGTCTTTCGGGAATGAATCTGATTATTGATGATACGGACCATCCGCTGATTATCAAAGTGGCATCTATCCCCACCTCACGCATTCAAGTCTATTTCATTGATAACGACGACTATTTCATGAAACGGCAGATGAGTGAGAACGAAGCAGGACAAGAATATCCGGACAACGGCGAACGTGCCGTTTTCTTCGCAAGAGGCGTGTTGGAAACGGTGAAAAAACTACGATGGACTCCCGATATCATTCTCTGCCAAGGATGGATGGGCGCAGTTGTTCCGCTGTATATCAAGACAGCATACAAAGACGAACCTTCATTTGCAAACACGAAAGTCATCACCTCACTCTTCGAGAAACAGATAAAGGGAGACTTCAGCAACAACTTCAAGCGTGCTGTTGAATATCGCGAAGCAAAGAGCGACTTACTCAAAAATTATAAAGATGTGTTTGATTTCCTGGAACTTGGGAAGTTGGCTATCGACTATTCTGACGGCATCGTAGAGGCCACGAAGAAAGTCAATGCCAAACTGATTAACTACGCAAAAGAGAAGAAGTGTCCAATCCTTTCATATCCGGGAGCAGAAGATTATGCGAAAGCATATCAAGAATTCTTCGAACAAATAACCAACGAATAA